A genomic region of Papaver somniferum cultivar HN1 chromosome 7, ASM357369v1, whole genome shotgun sequence contains the following coding sequences:
- the LOC113298150 gene encoding DNA-directed RNA polymerases II, IV and V subunit 3-like, with amino-acid sequence MDSGISYQRFPKIKIRSMRDDYMKFELRDTDPSMANALRRIMISEVPTIAIDLVEIEVNSTVLNDEFIAHRLGLIPLVSDRAMEMRFSRDCDACDGDGQCTYCSVEFQLSVRCDEDQTVDVTSADLISSDLMVVPVDVALAAARSEGFDSAENKGIIIVKLRRGQELRLRAIARKGIGKDHAKWSPAATVTYMYEPDIHINEDMMESLTLEEKQDWIESSPTKVFDIDPNTQQVKVYDAEAYTYDDEVIKKAEAMGKPGLVEITAREDSFIFTVESTGAVKASQIVINAIEVLKQKLDAVRLSEDTVEADDQFGELGAHMRGGWSCL; translated from the exons ATGGATTCTGGAATCTCATACCAAAGATTTCCAAAAATCAAAATCCGAAGCATGAGAGATGACTACATGAAATTTGAGCTACGGGACACCGATCCAAGCATGGCGAACGCTCTCCGCCGTATCATGATCTCCGAAGTCCCAACAATAGCAATCGACCTAGTTGAAATCGAAGttaactcaactgttttgaacgACGAGTTTATAGCTCATCGACTGGGTCTTATTCCACTCGTCAGCGACCGTGCCATGGAAATGAGATTCTCTCGTGATTGTGATGCATGTGATGGTGATGGTCAATGTACGTATTGTTCTGTCGAGTTTCAGTTATCTGTGAGGTGTGATGAAGATCAGACAGTAGATGTTACCAGTGCTGATTTAATTAGTTCTGATCTTATGGTCGTTCCTGTTGATGTTGCGCTCGCCGCTGCAAGGTCGGAGGGGTTTGATTCGGCTGAGAATAA GGGAATTATAATTGTGAAGCTACGACGAGGGCAAGAGTTGAGATTGAGAGCCATAGCTCGAAAAGGGATTGGGAAAGACCATGCTAAATGGTCACCTGCTGCTACTGTCACTTACATGTATGAACCAGATATTCATATCAATGAGGATATGATGGAGAGCTTAACTCTTGAAGAGAAACAAGACTGGATTGAAAGTAGCCCTACTAAAGTTTTTGATATCGATCCTAATACCCAACAG GTCAAAGTGTATGACGCTGAAGCGTACACATATGATGATGAGGTGATCAAAAAGGCAGAAGCTATGGGAAAGCCCGGGCTTGTGGAAATTACAGCGAGAGAAGATAGCTTTATTTTTACGGTTGAATCTACAGGTGCTGTGAAAGCTTCTCAAATTGTAATCAATGCAATTGAGGTCCTTAAGCAGAAGCTTGACGCTGTTCGTCTCTCCGAAGACACCGTAGAAGCTGATGATCAATTCGGGGAACTGGGAGCACACATGCGGGGAGGGTGGAGTTGTCTATAG
- the LOC113298151 gene encoding pentatricopeptide repeat-containing protein At1g62910-like translates to MVKWNCRSDVITYTSLIHGFCYVCRLNEAVTLYDEMCSRGISPNVVTVTVLLDSLCKERRMEDACRVFERMSKLGLEPDVVTYTSMINGYCENHRLKEAIQLFNIMQQKGFEPNQFTYSTLISEFFRIKNVREAKRLFNEIKSSGQCLDLTIYGAMLDGLFKSHECDEANKLFHSLKEKGFEVNDYIYTIVIDGLCKAEKLVEARKLFCELRNQRLVLGVRAYTAMIYGLCQKGMSFEAEKIIIDMEKNGCLPDAITYNTIILGFFHEGVVDKAKQFLGEMYTRNLVPNKAVKSLFNLSEHP, encoded by the coding sequence ATGGTGAAATGGAACTGCAGGTCTGATGTGATTACTTATACTTCTTTGATCCATGGATTTTGCTATGTTTGCAGGTTAAATGAAGCAGTGACACTTTATGATGAGATGTGTAGTCGAGGAATTTCACCAAATGTAGTAACGGTCACTGTGCTATTAGATTCTTTGTGCAAAGAAAGGAGAATGGAAGACGCTTGTCGGGTCTTTGAGAGAATGAGTAAGTTAGGCTTGGAACCTGATGTAGTTACATATACTTCAATGATAAATGGATACTGCGAGAATCACAGATTGAAAGAAGCTATTCAACTCTTCAATATAATGCAACAGAAGGGTTTTGAACCAAACCAATTTACTTATAGCACGCTAATATCTGAATTTTTCCGGATTAAAAATGTCAGAGAAGCAAAACGCTTATTCAATGAGATAAAATCTAGTGGACAATGTTTAGACCTAACCATATATGGGGCAATGTTGGATGGACTCTTCAAGAGTCATGAGTGTGACGAAGCAAACAAACTTTTTCATTCCCTGAAGGAGAAAGGGTTCGAAGTTAATGATTATATATACACTATAGTCATCGATGGGTTGTGCAAGGCTGAGAAACTTGTGGAGGCAAGGAAATTATTTTGTGAACTCCGTAACCAAAGATTAGTTCTCGGCGTTAGAGCATATACTGCAATGATCTATGGGCTATGCCAGAAAGGGATGTCGTTTGAGGCTGAAAAAATTATTATTGACATGGAAAAGAATGGTTGCTTACCTGATGCTATCACATATAACACAATCATTCTAGGGTTTTTTCACGAAGGAGTGGTCGATAAGGCGAAACAATTTCTTGGAGAGATGTATACAAGAAATCTTGTTCCCAACAAAGCTGTGAAATCATTATTCAATCTCTCTGAACACCCCTGA
- the LOC113292901 gene encoding chromatin-remodeling ATPase INO80-like isoform X2, translated as MDFHTLARRELQALCKKNKIPANMTNVTMADALSALTMVDGVEDIGKTMPETPLTSRTARKPIKAQSDVVEPKTSMGFARPSRESMKEVPIDDHEYSTRRSTRLQQKSEIKVSESLQKVGGRNGAIKMEMLSKEEYEEEMKSISEIADDVQQKNGGNVKAVKEEPDAISEDSVTTVLVGGDSTSEVTSAPKVSATPDVSFPLVKTENLVDANVDEGKSSHTSEVDLYDLKVTDNFDFETMKDSMKEVMSNLEAEGCDLDTQQEDHIIESEYVDVAAILDTEVNWTSDDEASDENEEESDNEESDAVEEEDDSDVEEEISDAGEENGDASDVDEDIVNQTPSKTTSLGNQDQGTPLRSSTKKKAITTPKSLIKVLDDNKVGLRSNSKVVSEVATEEKENKGDNTAQRKLKSTSVRQLKKMIKQLTLVDNKDTSVKVEKRPALQQLSGNCSVDEKEE; from the exons ATGGATTTTCATACTTTAGCTAGAAGAGAACTTCAAGCTCTATGTAAGAAGAATAAGATCCCAGCTAACATGACTAATGTCACCATGGCTGATGCCCTTTCTGCTCTAACTATG GTTGATGGGGTTGAAGATATTGGAAAGACTATGCCAGAGACTCCACTCACCAGTAGGACTGCCAGAAAACCAATCAAAGCTCAATCTGATGTGGTCGAGCCCAAAACTTCTATGGGTTTTGCCAGACCTAGTCGTGAATCTATGAAGGAggttccaattgatgatcacgaatatAGTACAAGGCGATCGACAAGATTGCAGCAGAAATCTGAAATCAAAGTTTCTGAGTCTCTCCAGAAGGTAGGAGGAAGAAATGGAGCTATTAAGATGGAAATGTTGTCTAAAGAGGAATACGAGGAGGAAATGAAATCAATATCTGAAATTGCTGATGATGTTCAACAGAAGAATGGGG GAAATGTCAAGGCTGTGAAAGAAGAACCAGATGCTATTTCCGAAGATTCCGTTACTACAGTGCTCGTAGGTGGGGATTCCACTTCTGAAGTTACTTCTGCTCCTAAGGTATCTGCCACTCCTGATGTATCTTTTCCACTGGTGAAAACCGAAAATTTGGTAGACGCAAATGTTGATGAAGGGAAGAGTTCGCACACAAGCGAAGTTGACCTCTATGATTTGAAGGTCActgataattttgattttgaaactaTGAAAGACTCAATGAAGGAAGTCATGAGTAATCTGGAAGCTGAAGGGTGCGACTTAGATACTCAGCAAGAGGATCACATAATAGAAAGTGAATATGTTGATGTAGCAGCTATTCTTGATACCGAGGTTAATTGGACGTCCGATGATGAAGCATCTGATGAGAATGAAGAGGAGTCAGATAATGAGGAATCAGATGCTGTTGAGGAGGAGGACGATTCAGATGTTGAAGAGGAGATTTCAGATGCCGGTGAGGAGAATGGGGATGCTTCTGATGTTGACGAAGACATTGTGAACCAGACTCCTTCCAAAACAACTTCTTTGGGGAATCAAGATCAAGGAACCCCCCTAAGATCATCTACTAAGAAGAAAGCAATTACAACTCCAAAAAGTCTTATTAAGGTATTGGACGACAACAAGGTTGGTCTAAGAAGTAATTCTAAGGTGGTATCTGAAGTAGCaactgaagagaaagagaacaaAGGTGACAACACAGCCCAGAGGAAACTAAAAAGTACAAGTGTAAGGCAGTTGAAGAAGATGATCAAACAGCTTACCCTCGTAGACAATAAAGACACTAGTGTTAAG GTGGAGAAGAGGCCTGCTCTGCAGCAATTGAGCGGTAACTGTTCGGTGGACGAGAAAGAAGAGTGA
- the LOC113292901 gene encoding chromatin-remodeling ATPase INO80-like isoform X1, translating to MDFHTLARRELQALCKKNKIPANMTNVTMADALSALTMVDGVEDIGKTMPETPLTSRTARKPIKAQSDVVEPKTSMGFARPSRESMKEVPIDDHEYSTRRSTRLQQKSEIKVSESLQKVGGRNGAIKMEMLSKEEYEEEMKSISEIADDVQQKNGGNVKAVKEEPDAISEDSVTTVLVGGDSTSEVTSAPKVSATPDVSFPLVKTENLVDANVDEGKSSHTSEVDLYDLKVTDNFDFETMKDSMKEVMSNLEAEGCDLDTQQEDHIIESEYVDVAAILDTEVNWTSDDEASDENEEESDNEESDAVEEEDDSDVEEEISDAGEENGDASDVDEDIVNQTPSKTTSLGNQDQGTPLRSSTKKKAITTPKSLIKVLDDNKVGLRSNSKVVSEVATEEKENKGDNTAQRKLKSTSVRQLKKMIKQLTLVDNKDTSVKGQQVEKRPALQQLSGNCSVDEKEE from the exons ATGGATTTTCATACTTTAGCTAGAAGAGAACTTCAAGCTCTATGTAAGAAGAATAAGATCCCAGCTAACATGACTAATGTCACCATGGCTGATGCCCTTTCTGCTCTAACTATG GTTGATGGGGTTGAAGATATTGGAAAGACTATGCCAGAGACTCCACTCACCAGTAGGACTGCCAGAAAACCAATCAAAGCTCAATCTGATGTGGTCGAGCCCAAAACTTCTATGGGTTTTGCCAGACCTAGTCGTGAATCTATGAAGGAggttccaattgatgatcacgaatatAGTACAAGGCGATCGACAAGATTGCAGCAGAAATCTGAAATCAAAGTTTCTGAGTCTCTCCAGAAGGTAGGAGGAAGAAATGGAGCTATTAAGATGGAAATGTTGTCTAAAGAGGAATACGAGGAGGAAATGAAATCAATATCTGAAATTGCTGATGATGTTCAACAGAAGAATGGGG GAAATGTCAAGGCTGTGAAAGAAGAACCAGATGCTATTTCCGAAGATTCCGTTACTACAGTGCTCGTAGGTGGGGATTCCACTTCTGAAGTTACTTCTGCTCCTAAGGTATCTGCCACTCCTGATGTATCTTTTCCACTGGTGAAAACCGAAAATTTGGTAGACGCAAATGTTGATGAAGGGAAGAGTTCGCACACAAGCGAAGTTGACCTCTATGATTTGAAGGTCActgataattttgattttgaaactaTGAAAGACTCAATGAAGGAAGTCATGAGTAATCTGGAAGCTGAAGGGTGCGACTTAGATACTCAGCAAGAGGATCACATAATAGAAAGTGAATATGTTGATGTAGCAGCTATTCTTGATACCGAGGTTAATTGGACGTCCGATGATGAAGCATCTGATGAGAATGAAGAGGAGTCAGATAATGAGGAATCAGATGCTGTTGAGGAGGAGGACGATTCAGATGTTGAAGAGGAGATTTCAGATGCCGGTGAGGAGAATGGGGATGCTTCTGATGTTGACGAAGACATTGTGAACCAGACTCCTTCCAAAACAACTTCTTTGGGGAATCAAGATCAAGGAACCCCCCTAAGATCATCTACTAAGAAGAAAGCAATTACAACTCCAAAAAGTCTTATTAAGGTATTGGACGACAACAAGGTTGGTCTAAGAAGTAATTCTAAGGTGGTATCTGAAGTAGCaactgaagagaaagagaacaaAGGTGACAACACAGCCCAGAGGAAACTAAAAAGTACAAGTGTAAGGCAGTTGAAGAAGATGATCAAACAGCTTACCCTCGTAGACAATAAAGACACTAGTGTTAAG GGGCAACAGGTGGAGAAGAGGCCTGCTCTGCAGCAATTGAGCGGTAACTGTTCGGTGGACGAGAAAGAAGAGTGA